In Balnearium lithotrophicum, the sequence AGCCCTTAGAACGGGAACCTCTCCCAAGAGTAACCTTCCCTCTGAATCCATAGGAACAATTTTTTCAAATCTTAAAGAACAGGCAACGGTGCTTGGAGAGTGTGTATGCAGTATTGAGTTAACTTCGGGGAGCTCCCTGTAAATGTTCCTGTGAACCTTAAGCTCTATGGATGCAAACCTGTCCAATCGGGAATTTACATCGATAGTGGTTAGAACGAAGTCCTCCTCGTTTAAAAATCCCAACATCTTTCCTGACTTTTTAATGAGGATGTACTTTCCCACTCTCCTGCTAATGTTTCCACCGTGGGTA encodes:
- a CDS encoding class II aldolase/adducin family protein, with the protein product MVPFKEERKELIKIGRIAFEGGLTDTHGGNISRRVGKYILIKKSGKMLGFLNEEDFVLTTIDVNSRLDRFASIELKVHRNIYRELPEVNSILHTHSPSTVACSLRFEKIVPMDSEGRLLLGEVPVLRAETVVSSDEVAEKLPELLKKSPVVVVYSHGPFAVGRTPEEALMYISALENSCKILTYYYSLRS